In Brachypodium distachyon strain Bd21 chromosome 2, Brachypodium_distachyon_v3.0, whole genome shotgun sequence, one genomic interval encodes:
- the LOC100844360 gene encoding glutamate synthase 2 [NADH], chloroplastic isoform X2: protein MSAAQGLALKLRAAPASGGRRAPRGRIFAACGPASRQRYGSGGVSLDGGFLRLPAAVARAAPRAPRASSSDFAAEEGAEAPLPPWSMSKIPESSIGLYDPSFERDSCGVGFIAELSAEYSRKTVVDAIEMLERMAHRGACGCEKNTGDGAGILVALPHEFFRKVVKDAGFELPSPGDYAVGMFFMPRDDQLREKSKLVFREIAEKLGHVVLGWRRVPTDNLDLGKSALDTEPVIEQVFVTKSQRSEAEFEQQMYILRRFSIVSIREALGAQKGQKNFYMCSLSSRTIVYKGQLMPSQLKGYFFADLGDESFTSYMALVHSRFCTNTFPSWDRAQPMRILGHNGEINTLRGNKNWMKAREGLLKCKGFGLSRDEMSKLLPIVDSTSSDSGAFDNVLELLVQSGRSVAEAVMMMIPEAWQNNVDVDPERKALYEYFSALMEPWDGPALVSFTDGRYLGATLDRNGLRPGRFYETYSGRVIMASEVGVVDVLPEDVMTKGRLNPGMMLLIDFEKHCVVDDDALKKQYAKAHPYGEWLKTQKIELRDIIESVSATERIAPMISGALREPVGVNGILAPLKAFGYTLETLDMLLLPMAKDGAEALGSMGNDTPLAVMSNREKLTAEYFKQMFAQVTNPPIDPIREKIVTSMECMVGPEGDLSETTERQCHRLTLKSPLLHIDEIEAIKNMNYRGWRSKVLDITYPKKYGKKGLEQTLDKVCAQAREAIQEGYKILIISDRGFSPDHVAVSSLLAVGAVHQNLVSNHERTHVGLLVESAEPHEVHHFCTLIGYGADAICPYLAIEVICRLQIDGRIPCTDGEQPYTQEQLAQKYFNASNYGMMKVLAKMGISTLASYKGAQIFEALGLASEVISKCFEGTPSKVEGAKFDMLANDALRLHDLAFPSRSWPHGSAEANALPNPGNYHWRKNGEVHLNDPLSIAKLQEAARINSKEAYKEYSRLIQDNNKACTLRGMLKFRETRDRISLDEVEPASEIMKRFCTGAMSYGSISLEAHTTLAEAMNILGGKSNTGEGGELPSRMELLADGSMNPRISAIKQVASGRFGVSIYYLTNAIEIQIKMAQGAKPGEGGELPGHKVIGDIAVTRHSTAGVGLISPPPHHDIYSIEDLSQLIHDLKNANPGARISVKLVSEAGVGVVASGVVKAHADHVLISGHDGGTGASRWTGIKNAGLPWELGLAETHQTLVANGLRGRAVLQTDGQLKTGRDVAIACLLGAEEFGFSTAPLITLGCIMMRKCHTNTCPVGIATQDPVLREKFSGKPEHVINYFFMVAEEVREIMSRLGFRTVNEMVGQADMLEVDPEVLKGNEKLENIDLSQILKPASKISPGAAQYCVEKQDHGLHRALDNKLIALSRVALEKGSRVFIETSVRNTNRTVGAMLSHEVTKRYHIHGLPSDTIHVKLNGSAGQSFGAFLCPGITLKLEGDSNDYVGKGLSGGKIVVYPPRNSRFNPQDNIVIGNVALYGSTKGEAYFNGMAAERFCVRNSGAEAVVEGIGDHGCEYMTGGIVVILGKTGRNFGAGMSGGIAYVYDVDGKFSSRCNHELVELYRVVEEEDIKTLRMMIEQHRLNTESHLAKYILSSFEDQLPKFVKVFPRDYKRVLDNLKVEKVAKAAEEKTRKMLMDKKAGEETKASNGSSVVTKQMNDRKPSGQPTQVSNAIKEQGFVIFGREEVSCRDPNERTKDWDELVKNELVPGPLLRTQSARCMGCGTPFCHQESSGAGCPLGNKIPEFNELVHDNRWREALDRLLETNNFPEFTGRVCPAPCEGSCVLGIIENPVSIKTIECAIIDKGFEEGWMVPRPPVHRTGKEVAIVGSGPAGMAAADQLNKMGHRVTVFERSDRIGGLMMYGVPNMKADKTRIVQRRVDLMTEEGITFVVNAHVGRDPSYSIDQLRSKNNAVILACGATKPRDLPIPGRQLSGIHVAMEFLHANTKSLLDSKLEDGNYISAQGKKVVVIGGGDTGTDCIGTSIRHGCSKLVNLELLPEPPTKRAPDNNWPKFPRIFRLDYGHQEAVSKFGKDPRTYQVMAKRFIGDEDGKVKAVEVVHVEWEKVDGRLQFKEVEGSEETIEADLVLLAMGFLGPEVTLADKLGLEQDERSNFKAQFGNFATNVEGVFAAGDCRRGQSLVVWAITEGREAAAAVDKYLSDETKTNDADDIAASSIGLLQAVAAWRHKQN, encoded by the exons ATGTCGGCGGCGCAGGGCCTTGCTCTGAAGCtccgcgccgcgccggcgtcgggTGGCCGTAGAGCGCCGCGGGGCCGGATTTTTGCGGCGTGCGGGCCCGCGTCGCGGCAGCGCTACGGGAGTGGCGGCGTTTCGCTGGATGGCGggttcctccgcctccccgccgccgtggcgcgcgccgccccgcggGCGCCTCGTGCGTCGTCGAGTGACTtcgcggcggaggaaggggcggaggcgccgctgccgccatggtCGATGTCGAAGATCCCCGAGAGCAGCATTGGGCTCTACGACCCCTCGTTCGAGCGCGACTCTTGCGGCGTCGGCTTCATCGCCGAGCTCTCCGCCGAGTACAGCCGCAAAACC GTCGTCGATGCCATCGAGATGCTCGAAAGAATGGCTCACCGCGGCGCGTGCGGCTGCGAGAAGAATACCGGCGATGGCGCGGGCATCCTCGTTGCGCTCCCGCACGAGTTCTTCAGAAAG GTCGTCAAGGACGCAGGATTTGAGCTTCCGTCGCCTGGTGATTATGCCGTCGGGATGTTTTTCATGCCAAGGGACGATCAACTCCGTGAGAAGAGCAAGCTCGTGTTCCGTGAG ATAGCGGAGAAGCTGGGACATGTTGTTCTCGGCTGGCGCCGGGTTCCAACGGACAACTTGGACTTGGGAAAATCAGCTCTTGATACCGAGCCCGTGATTGAGCAAGTGTTTGTCACCAAGAGTCAACGTTCAGAAGCTGAATTTGAGCAGCAG ATGTACATCCTAAGGAGGTTCTCGATCGTGTCCATACGAGAAGCTTTGGGTGCCCAGAAAGGACAAAAGAATTTTTACATGTGCTCTCTATCTTCAAG AACTATTGTTTACAAGGGTCAGCTTATGCCTAGTCAACTCAAGGGGTACTTCTTCGCGGACTTAGGAGATGAAAGCTTCACAAGTTATATGGCTCTG GTGCACTCCAGATTCTGTACAAACACCTTCCCAAGCTGGGACCGAGCACAGCCAATGCGTATTCTGGGACATAATGGCGAGATTAATACCCTTCGGGGGAACAAGAACTG GATGAAAGCACGAGAGGGTCTCTTGAAGTGCAAAGGATTCGGTCTATCAAGGGATGAAATGTCAAAACTTCTCCCAATAGTGGACTCCACCTCTTCAGATTCAG GTGCCTTTGATAACGTTCTTGAGCTCCTTGTACAATCCGGAAGAAGCGTGGCAGAAGCTGTCATGATGATGATCCCTGAAGCGTGGCAGAATAATGTGGACGTGGACCCTGAGAGAAAAGCTTTGTATGAGTACTTTTCAGCCCTTATGGAACCTTGGGATGGACCGGCTCTAGTATCAT TTACTGACGGTCGTTACCTTGGTGCTACCCTGGATCGTAATGGTTTGAGGCCTGGCCGTTTTTATGAGACTTACAGTGGTCGGGTAATCATGGCTAGTGAAGTAGGTGTGGTTGATGTCCTTCCTGAAGATGTGATGACAAAAGGTAGGCTAAACCCTGGGATGATGCTTTTAATTGACTTTGAGAAGCACTGTGTTGTGGATGACGATGCTTTGAAGAAACAATACGCCAAAGCTCACCCGTATGGAGAGTGGCTGAAGACACAAAAGATAGAACTCAGAGATATTATAGAATCTGTTTCTGCAACTGAAAGAATTGCTCCAATGATTTCTGGTGCACTTCGA GAACCTGTTGGCGTCAATGGAATTTTGGCTCCACTAAAAGCCTTTGG TTATACACTAGAAACACTGgacatgctgctgctgccaatGGCTAAAGATGGAGCAGAAGCTCTAGGATCGATGGGAAATGATACCCCCCTGGCTGTTATGTCAAACAGAGAGAAGCTGACTGCGGAGTATTTCAAGCAGATGTTTGCACAGGTTACAAACCCACCGATTGATCCAATCAGGGAGAAAATTGTCACATCTATGGAGTGTATGGTTGGTCCAGAAGGTGACTTGTCCGAAACAACAGAGCGACAATGCCATCGCCTCACGCTTAAAAGTCCTTTACTACATATTGATGAAATTGAGGCCATTAAAAACATGAACTACCGTGGCTGGCGCAGCAAGGTGCTTGACATAACTTATCCAAAAAAGTATGGCAAGAAAGGTTTAGAGCAGACTCTCGATAAAGTTTGTGCTCAAGCACGTGAAGCTATTCAAGAGGGCTACAAAATTTTAATTATCTCTGATAGAG GTTTTTCTCCGGATCATGTAGCTGTCAGCTCCTTATTGGCAGTTGGAGCTGTTCATCAGAACCTTGTCTCAAATCATGAAAGGACACATGTAGGGTTATTGGTTGAATCTGCTGAACCTCATGAAGTGCACCATTTCTGCACGCTCATTGGATATGGTGCAGATGCTATATGTCCTTATTTGGCTATAGAAGTAATATGTCGGTTGCAGATTGATGGGAGGATTCCTTGTACTGATGGTGAACAACCCTATACACAGGAACAGCTTGCCCAAAAATATTTCAATGCTTCCAACTATGGGATGATGAAAGTTCTTGCTAAAATGGGAATATCCACACTGGCCTCCTACAAAGGTGCTCAGATTTTTGAAGCCCTTGGTCTTGCTTCAGAAGTGATCAGCAAGTGTTTTGAGGGCACTCCAAGTAAAGTTGAGGGTGCCAAATTTGATATGCTCGCAAACGATGCTCTTCGTCTCCATGATTTGGCATTCCCATCAAGAAGTTGGCCACATGGAAGTGCAGAGGCAAATGCACTTCCCAACCCTGGGAATTACCACTGGAGGAAAAACGGAGAAGTACACCTTAATGATCCTCTTTCGATTGCAAAATTACAAGAAGCAGCTAGAATTAACAGCAAGGAAGCATACAAAGAATATTCTAGGCTCATTCAGGACAACAATAAGGCCTGCACTCTTCGTGGTATGCTAAAATTTAGAGAAACCCGTGACAGAATTTCTCTGGACGAGGTTGAACCTGCAAGTGAGATAATGAAGCGATTTTGTACTGGAGCAATGAGTTATGGATCCATTTCCTTGGAAGCTCACACTACCCTCGCTGAGGCTATGAACATACTTGGAGGAAAATCTAATACAG GCGAGGGAGGGGAACTGCCATCCCGCATGGAACTTCTTGCTGATGGTTCAATGAATCCAAGAATAAGTGCAATCAAGCAAGTAGCGAGTGGAAGATTTGGAGTTTCCATCTACTATCTGACTAATGCAATTGAGATACAGATAAAAATGGCTCAG GGTGCTAAACCTGGTGAAGGGGGCGAGCTTCCAGGTCATAAGGTCATCGGTGACATTGCAGTTACAAGACATTCCACAGCTGGTGTAGGACTTATTAGCCCACCTCCTCACCATGATATATACTCCATTGAGGATCTATCACAACTGATACATGATCTTAAG AATGCAAATCCAGGGGCCAGAATTAGCGTCAAACTAGTATCTGAGGCTGGTGTAGGAGTTGTGGCTAGTGGGGTTGTGAAAGCACATGCAGACCACGTGCTCATATCTGGGCATGATGGAGGCACTGGAGCTTCTAGATGGACAGGAATAAAGAATGCTGGACTTCCTTGGGAGCTTGGATTGGCTGAGACACATCAGACTCTAGTGGCGAATGGGCTCCGTGGCCGAGCTGTCCTTCAAACCGATGGACAGTTGAAAACCGGTAGAGATGTTGCCATTGCTTGTTTACTTGGTGCAGAGGAATTTGGTTTTAGCACAGCTCCATTAATCACACTTGGCTGCATTATGATGCGAAAGTGTCATACCAACACTTGCCCTGTCGGTATTGCTACACAAGATCCAGTTCTTCGAGAAAAATTCTCTGGGAAGCCAGAGCATGTCATAAACTACTTCTTTATGGTTGCTGAGGAGGTAAGGGAAATCATGTCTCGGCTTGGTTTCCGTACTGTTAATGAAATGGTTGGGCAGGCTGACATGCTTGAGGTTGATCCAGAGGTACTGAAGGGCAATGAAAAACTTGAGAACATTGATCTCTCGCAGATTCTGAAACCAGCTTCTAAAATTAGCCCAGGGGCTGCTCAATATTGTGTCGAGAAACAAGATCATGGCCTTCATAGAGCACTAGATAACAAACTCATAGCCTTATCAAGAGTTGCCCTCGAGAAAGGTAGTCGTGTTTTCATTGAAACATCCGTCCGGAACACTAACCGAACTGTTGGCGCTATGCTTAGTCACGAAGTGACGAAACGATACCACATACATGGACTGCCTTCAGATACCATCCATGTTAAGCTCAATGGAAGTGCCGGTCAAAGTTTTGGTGCTTTTCTTTGTCCTGGGATCACTCTTAAGCTTGAAGGAGATAGCAATGATTATGTTGGCAAAGGATTATCTGGTGGAAAGATTGTTGTGTACCCACCAAGAAACAGTCGTTTCAATCCTCAGGATAATATTGTGATCGGTAATGTAGCTTTGTATGGTTCGACAAAGGGTGAGGCGTATTTCAATGGTATGGCAGCAGAAAGGTTTTGTGTCCGCAATTCAGGTGCTGAAGCAGTCGTTGAAGGAATTGGGGATCATGGATGTGAGTACATGACAGGAGGCATTGTTGTTATTCTTGGAAAAACTGGTAGAAACTTTGGCGCTGGCATGAGTGGTGGTATTGCATATGTTTATGATGTCGATGGGAAGTTCAGTAGCCGTTGTAACCATGAGTTAGTCGAGTTGTATCGTGTAGTTGAGGAGGAGGATATTAAAACATTGAGAATGATGATAGAACAGCATCGGCTAAACACAGAAAGTCATTTAGCCAAATATATACTCTCTAGTTTTGAAGATCAACTTCCGAAATTTGTGAAAGTATTTCCAAGAGATTACAAGCGAGTTTTGGATAACCTGAAGGTGGAAAAGGTGGCTAAAGCAGCAgaggaaaaaacaagaaaaatgttgATGGACAAGAAGGCAGGTGAAGAGACTAAAGCTTCAAATGGAAGTTCAGTAGTTACCAAG CAAATGAATGACAGGAAGCCATCCGGCCAACCAACACAAGTTTCCAATGCTATAAAGGAGCAAGGTTTTGTAATATTTGGGCGAGAGGAGGTTTCATGCAGAGATCCAAATGAGCGTACCAAAGATTGGGATGAACTTGTAAAAAATGAGTTGGTTCCAGGGCCACTACTAAGGACACAATCTGCTCGATGCATGGGCTGTGGCACGCCGTTCTGTCATCAG GAAAGTTCTGGTGCTGGTTGCCCTCTTGGAAATAAGATACCTGAATTCAATGAATTAGTTCATGACAACAGATGGAGAGAAGCCTTGGATCGGTTACTTGAGACAAACAACTTCCCTGAGTTCACTGGACGAGTTTGTCCTGCTCCCTGTGAAGGATCATGCGTACTTGGCATTATAGAAAATCCAGTGTCTATAAAAACCATAGAGTGCGCCATCATAGACAAAGGCTTTGAAGAGGGATGGATGGTGCCCCGGCCTCCGGTTCACAGAACAGG GAAGGAAGTTGCTATTGTGGGCAGCGGACCGGCTGGTATGGCTGCAGCAGATCAACTTAACAAAATGGGCCATCGTGTGACTGTGTTTGAACGTTCTGACCGTATTGGAGGCCTGATGATGTACGGAGTTCCAAATATGAAGGCCGACAAAACTCGCATTGTGCAGCGCCGTGTTGATTTAATGACCGAAGAGGGGATTACGTTCGTTGTGAATGCCCATGTTGGAAGGGATCCTTCATACTCCATTGATCAGCTCCGCTCTAAGAACAATGCAGTTATTTTGGCTTGTGGAGCTACAAAACCAAG AGATCTCCCTATTCCTGGACGTCAACTGTCAGGCATTCATGTTGCCATGGAATTTCTTCACGCCAATACCAAAAGTTTACTTGACAGCAAATTGGAGGATGGTAACTACATATCTGCCCAAGGAAAAAAGGTGGTTGTAATTGGCGGAGGGGACACAGGTACAGATTGCATCGGGACATCCATTAGGCATGGTTGCAGCAAACTTGTGAATCTTGAACTTCTACCTGAACCACCAACAAAGAGGGCACCTGACAACAACTGGCCAAAG TTCCCGAGGATCTTCCGCCTTGACTACGGACACCAGGAAGCAGTTAGCAAATTTGGAAAAGATCCAAGAACTTACCAAGTCATGGCAAAGCGTTTTATTGGGGACGAGGATGGGAAGGTGAAGGCCGTTGAGGTAGTACATGTAGAATGGGAAAAAGTCGACGGAAGGCTTCAATTTAAGGAAGTTGAAGGATCAGAAGAAACCATCGAGGCAGATCTTGTGCTCTTAGCTATGGGTTTCCTGGGCCCTGAAGtg ACTCTTGCTGACAAGCTGGGGTTGGAGCAAGACGAGCGGTCAAACTTCAAAGCTCAATTTGGGAACTTCGCAACAAATGTGGAAGGCGTGTTTGCTGCTGGAGACTGTAGGCGTGGGCAATCCCTGGTTGTCTGGGCCATCACGGAGGGGCGGGAAGCTGCAGCAGCTGTGGACAAGTATTTGTc GGATGAAACCAAGACAAATGATGCTGACGACATTGCTGCCTCAAGTATAGGTCTCTTGCAAGCCGTGGCGGCGTGGCGGCATAAGCAAAACTAA